The Paenibacillus sp. 481 DNA window GAGCAAGCCGCAGCCGCATTGCATGATACGGCGTGGAAAGCTCAAATCGTGACGTCTGAGCAATTGTCCGTCGAGCTAGCTAAAGAGGATGTACCGAAAGTCATTGAGCAGCTCGTACGTGCAGGTATCAGCTTGTATGAAGTTCGCTCCGTAGCACCGACACTTGAGGATACATTCTTGTCGATGACGAAAGGAGGACGAATCGAATGAGTTATTTTTCCGGATTAGTGCAAAACGAATGGATGAAAATCAATAGTAAGAAGCAATTGCCGTTATTTCTTGCTTTTCTATTTGCTATCTTTTTGTTGATAATCGTTGTGCTGCGTTATTTCGCCGAAGACACGGGCTATTTTATGGATACGGCTGTTCTTACGGTTAATTTAGGCGCGCTCTTTATGACGTATTACTTTATTGCATCTACAGCGCAGACGGTTACCGATGAGTATAAAGATGGAACGATTAAGCAGCTACTCATACGACCAGCTGGTCGTACAACGGTGCTTATGTCTAAACTAGTCAATCAATTGTTAGTCCTTGTTGTAGTAAGTGTGGCAGTGCTTGTGTTCGCGTTATTGTTAGGGGCGATCTTTTTCTCCTTAACAGCAAAAGGTGATTCGACTACGCTCACATCTCTTATTGAGATTGTGATTTATCGTTGGGTGGGAACCTTATTTTACGGGACAATGGCATTTATGCTCGCCGTCCTTACACGGAGTGTCGGAATTTCCATTTCGGTTCCATTCCTGCTTTCTTCCATTATAGATGGAATCGCTTCGATGGGGCTGCAACGATATAGCTGGTACAAGTTCACGTACTTTCCACATTTGGATTGGAAAATATACGCTGATGGGGGCGCGCCCTATGATGGCGCAACATTGAGCTTTAGTATTTTCATGTATGCCGTCTATATGATTGTGATGTTAGCGATCGCGATATGGGTGTTCAAAAAACGCGACGTGCAATAGTTGTGCAATAGCTGTGCATAACGGCGTAATAACCGTGCAATTACGGCACAATATCCGTGCAATCAATAACGGGTGCCATCACAGCGCATATAAAATAAGCCTTCTCCCAGAAATAACGCTAACATGCGTTGTAGGGAGAAGGCTTTCCTTTTTTAAGACAGAGACTTTCGCTTGGCGCGAGATTTACGTGGCGGAAGATTTTTTTCCTCACTGCTAATCGTAGCATTTTCATCGGTCACACCTTTATGATCTTTACGTGCAGCGTGCTCGCTTGTATCGTCGCTACTGTTCATTTTTTTAAAGGATGTCACTCGATTCTTGCCGCTCGTCTTCGAGAAGTACATCGCCTGATCGGATTGACGTACAAGCTCATCGATCGATAGTTTGTGATGCCATGTGCTGTAGCCTACACTAATCGTTACTTGTGCTTCCAACTCCACACGTTTACGGATTTGTTCAGCAATTCGGGCAACAGCTTCGTCAGCGTCAACAATGACCGCTACAAGCTCCTCTCCGCCAAATCGCCCAGGTATGCCGTAGTCTTCGACTTCTTCTTTTATAATGTTCGACACGTGTTTTAACACATCATCTGCATGATCATGACCATACGTATCGTTTAATTTTTTGAAATTATCAATGTCACAAAAAATAAACGAAAGACGCATCCCTTTTTGGACATATTGCTGCATCGTATGGAGTACATAACGACGATTGTATAGCTGTGTAAGCCCGTCTGTAATCGAAGATCGATATGTAACTTGCAAATGCTCCACAATTCGTTCAAAGAGGATAAAAAAGAGCAATGTATAGTATATAAGTGGCATAAGATGCTCAAGAACGATCAATTCGGCTTGCTGCCCGCCGAACAGCATCCAATTGATGGTGACAAGGAGCAACGTTAAAAAATGAACGATTAGACTAAGCGTATATTTCAAACGTTGGTTAATGCGCGGTGCAATCCATGCATAACATACAATCGTGAGTATGAAGTGATACACGAGGAGCGGCCACGCGCTCCCGAATGCCGTCTTTGCATCTGGTTCAATAATGAAGCACAATAGACTTGCACCGATAATTCCGGCAAATAACAGCCCAAAGCGGGCACGAATTTGGTGCGAGAACCGTTTGTAAAGACGCAGGACAGATAAGTTAACGAGTAAAAAAGAGAGCGTTTGCAGGCAGGCGCGTCCCACACCGATCGCTTGCGGTGCTTCATGAAAAATCAAGCCATCCATTAAATAGATGGCTTTGTCGAGTGCCATTAGCACGAGTGATGCAGAAAGAAGCAAATACGCATTAGATCGCTGACGGGAGTACAATCGCAACGTCATCAGCAGTATAATAAAAGTGATGTAAACCATGCAGGCTGAGGTCAATGCGACCATGTTGCCAACCCCAGACCATGTCATTAAAGGCATATTCATGTTGAGCACTCCATCAGTCAAGTTCTTTACTGAAACATACGTTCTAATATATCATAAACGATGGTAGGCGCAAAGCGTGAGCATTTGAGGAGGGACATACGTGAAAATTTTACAGGCTTTGTTCTTCCCACCCGAGCAACCAGGTGGGGTTTCCTCCATGATTCCTTATATACTGGAACAATTTCGTACGCCGAATTGGGAAATGGACCTATTTTCGCTACCGAAGCGAATTCGTAATAAAGGTCAAGAAGAAGTGGTGTTTAGCACATTTGACTGGACAGAATACGGGGATAGTCCGATTGTGCAAAAATATATTCAAACGTACAAAGATTACGTGTGGTGGACGAAGCTTCGGTTATCGAAACCGTATGACTTAATTCATGCCCATCATCCGATTGCGGGACTCGTGATGAAGCAGTTGTTTCCGGATACGCCCGTCATTATGACGGTGCATTCCAGTTATGAGCGAGAGCTTATTTTGAATGGGAAAATTGCTGAACACGGCCCCGAGCATCGCTTCTTAACCGCGATTTATACGGAGTTGGAAGCACGCGTGGACGAGATGATGACGGTATCGCAATCGTTTAAACAATATTTATCTCACTATGTACATGACGCTGAGGCGATTAAGGTTTTGCCGAACGGCTTCGATGAGAAGCGATTTAAACCGATTGCTCACGATAATGCTGTGCCGCAGCTGATTACAGTATGTCGTCTCGTTCCGGCGAAAGGGCTGGATGTGCTGCTGCAAGCTTGTGCCGAGCTGAAGCGGCGCGGACACACGTACGTTCTGCACATTATCGGGGACGGCCCGATCCGAGAAGAGTTAGAACAAATGGCCAAAGATTTGGGCATTTATGATGAAACGATATTTTACGGATATATGCTTCATCCCGAGGAATTCATGCCGTTTTCGGACATTTTTGTGCTATCGTCAAGGGCAGAGTCATTTGGCTCCGTATTTGCCGAAGCTGCACTTTGCTGGCTGGCGCTCGTAGGCACGGATGTCGGAGGGGTTGCGGAGCAAATTGAAGATGGAACAACGGGCTTGCTCGTGCCGTCCGATCAGCCTATCGCCTTATGTAATGCGCTCGAACGGGTGATGATGGATTCGTCTTTCCGTTATGAGTTGGCCCGCGCAGCTTGGGTAAAGGCGAAACAAACGTACTCCCTGACACGTGTTGTGAACGAATTGAAATGCATGTATGTCCGATATAGACCCTAACAGGTAGCTGTCATCTGGCAACGTTACATGGGTAGGCTGTATATTGTAGGCAAAAGTAGTATATAGGTTAAGCCGCATTCCTGATTAGGGATGCGGCTTTTTATTCGATCTAAGCGTAGTGGCGGGGCCTTTCGGTATCGTTGTTAACATATGAATATGTGTGGCACTGGCGATATCGGGTTCATTGTTGTTGGCATGGAGCAAGGTTGATGCTGCTGGTGGATCTTTTGGCGTAAGTGCAGCATCGAACGGAGTTCTGATGCGAATGAGAAGATACAGCCAAACGAGGCTGAACATCCCGAACAACGGGTAGAGCACTGATACAAGCGAACGAAATCCGAATTGGCTCATCATATAGCAGAACAACATAATCATAAATATAATCAGTTTCTTGTTGAGACGAGTGCGTTGTTGTAATTGCAAGGTAACGCCAAATATATCGGCTAGAAATGTGGTGAATATTTCTGAAAAAATAAGCATCACATAAACGAGTTGAATTGCTAAACCAAGTCCGGAAGCAATATGTCCCATCGGGATATCGAATTGCGTAATACCGGGCATTTGGGCGCTCAAGGCAAAGTGTCCTGCAAGCAGCATACACCCAATAACAACACCGCCAATAATGCCACCTAGCTTAACGACAGTCTTATTTGGCATAGATGCACCTAATGGAACGAGTACCGCTTGCGCCATTGCTAAATTAAATGCCCCATATAAAAAGGGTGCAGTCCAAGCGGCGTACAGCGGTTTATCGGTCGAGAAGGTGAGAAATTGCGAAGCATTAGGCATAGACAACGTGTGGGCAACAATCAGAATTGTAAATAAGATCATGGTCGGTGCTACAATGGAATTCAGATGCAAAATAGCACCCATTCCTCGATTAATAATCCAAAATGACCCCACGAGCGTGAGCAGCAGTCCGGTTTGGTAATGCATATTGAAATGCTCCACAAATACAGCCCCGGCTCCTGCAAGCATAACGCTATTGACGCAAATTATGACGACCATCGTAAACAGACTAACCGTGCTGCCAATACGTTTGCCGAATAAAGCATGATTGACGTCTTCGTAGGAATGAGCCTTAATATGATGGGCCAGTAACATTAATTTCGTACCAAACCATACGAAAATAACGGTTGCTACGATAATCGTGAATGATGCCCACCAACCGTATTGCGTAAAAAATTGCAATATTTCTTGTCCCGTTGCAAAACCAGCACCGACGACAGTGCCTATATACGTAAACGCAATCTGTAGCACGCGGATAGTTTGTTTCAATAGAGGAAGCCTCCTTGTTGCCCACGCTTGTACTTATTACTAAAGCATATGTGGGCGAGGCGATGGACATGACTGTCTATAAAAAGGTGGAGCAGGAGAGTGTTGAAAATGAGGCCATGTTTAGAAGATGATGAAAAGGGCCATCTCGTGTAGTTTTTTTAAAAACTACGCTGAGACAGCCCTTCTTGTATAGTCGATTAGCTTACTGCTTCTTCATGTGGGAATAACTTAACCGATTGAATCCGATTCGTCTTCGGGTCAAGGTCAAGGCGGAGCAACGACTTATCCGTCTTATA harbors:
- a CDS encoding glycosyltransferase family 4 protein, which encodes MKILQALFFPPEQPGGVSSMIPYILEQFRTPNWEMDLFSLPKRIRNKGQEEVVFSTFDWTEYGDSPIVQKYIQTYKDYVWWTKLRLSKPYDLIHAHHPIAGLVMKQLFPDTPVIMTVHSSYERELILNGKIAEHGPEHRFLTAIYTELEARVDEMMTVSQSFKQYLSHYVHDAEAIKVLPNGFDEKRFKPIAHDNAVPQLITVCRLVPAKGLDVLLQACAELKRRGHTYVLHIIGDGPIREELEQMAKDLGIYDETIFYGYMLHPEEFMPFSDIFVLSSRAESFGSVFAEAALCWLALVGTDVGGVAEQIEDGTTGLLVPSDQPIALCNALERVMMDSSFRYELARAAWVKAKQTYSLTRVVNELKCMYVRYRP
- a CDS encoding ABC transporter permease, giving the protein MSYFSGLVQNEWMKINSKKQLPLFLAFLFAIFLLIIVVLRYFAEDTGYFMDTAVLTVNLGALFMTYYFIASTAQTVTDEYKDGTIKQLLIRPAGRTTVLMSKLVNQLLVLVVVSVAVLVFALLLGAIFFSLTAKGDSTTLTSLIEIVIYRWVGTLFYGTMAFMLAVLTRSVGISISVPFLLSSIIDGIASMGLQRYSWYKFTYFPHLDWKIYADGGAPYDGATLSFSIFMYAVYMIVMLAIAIWVFKKRDVQ
- a CDS encoding YkvI family membrane protein, with the protein product MKQTIRVLQIAFTYIGTVVGAGFATGQEILQFFTQYGWWASFTIIVATVIFVWFGTKLMLLAHHIKAHSYEDVNHALFGKRIGSTVSLFTMVVIICVNSVMLAGAGAVFVEHFNMHYQTGLLLTLVGSFWIINRGMGAILHLNSIVAPTMILFTILIVAHTLSMPNASQFLTFSTDKPLYAAWTAPFLYGAFNLAMAQAVLVPLGASMPNKTVVKLGGIIGGVVIGCMLLAGHFALSAQMPGITQFDIPMGHIASGLGLAIQLVYVMLIFSEIFTTFLADIFGVTLQLQQRTRLNKKLIIFMIMLFCYMMSQFGFRSLVSVLYPLFGMFSLVWLYLLIRIRTPFDAALTPKDPPAASTLLHANNNEPDIASATHIHMLTTIPKGPATTLRSNKKPHP
- a CDS encoding GGDEF domain-containing protein produces the protein MNMPLMTWSGVGNMVALTSACMVYITFIILLMTLRLYSRQRSNAYLLLSASLVLMALDKAIYLMDGLIFHEAPQAIGVGRACLQTLSFLLVNLSVLRLYKRFSHQIRARFGLLFAGIIGASLLCFIIEPDAKTAFGSAWPLLVYHFILTIVCYAWIAPRINQRLKYTLSLIVHFLTLLLVTINWMLFGGQQAELIVLEHLMPLIYYTLLFFILFERIVEHLQVTYRSSITDGLTQLYNRRYVLHTMQQYVQKGMRLSFIFCDIDNFKKLNDTYGHDHADDVLKHVSNIIKEEVEDYGIPGRFGGEELVAVIVDADEAVARIAEQIRKRVELEAQVTISVGYSTWHHKLSIDELVRQSDQAMYFSKTSGKNRVTSFKKMNSSDDTSEHAARKDHKGVTDENATISSEEKNLPPRKSRAKRKSLS